One segment of Falco peregrinus isolate bFalPer1 chromosome 4, bFalPer1.pri, whole genome shotgun sequence DNA contains the following:
- the MID1IP1 gene encoding mid1-interacting protein 1, whose protein sequence is MMQICDSYSQKYSLFNAMNRFIGAVNNMDQTVMVPSLLRDVPLLLEELDAAGAVCPQRDAALPPGDPGAYFSRRDMYSHYMLLKSIRNDIEWGVVQPPAGEEAARKKDKLGGGPAEEGEGEEDLEKQFHYHLSGLHSVLSKLTRKANVLTNRYKQEIGFSSWGQ, encoded by the coding sequence atGATGCAGATCTGCGACTCGTACAGCCAGAAGTACTCCCTCTTCAACGCCATGAACCGCTTCATCGGCGCCGTCAACAACATGGACCAGACGGTGATGGTGCCCAGCCTGCTGCGCGACGTGccgctgctgctggaggagctggacgCGGCGGGCGCCGTCTGCCCGCAGCGGGACGCCGCCCTGCCGCCCGGCGACCCCGGCGCCTACTTCTCCCGTAGGGACATGTACAGCCACTACATGCTGCTCAAGTCCATCCGCAACGACATCGAGTGGGGCGTGGTGCAGCCGCCGGCGGGCGAGGAGGCGGCCCGCAAGAAGGACAAGCTGGGCGGCGGGCCCGCCGAGGAGGGCGAGGGAGAGGAGGACCTGGAGAAGCAGTTCCACTATCACCTCAGCGGACTCCACTCTGTCCTCTCCAAGCTCACCCGCAAGGCCAACGTCCTCACCAACAGATACAAGCAGGAGATCGGCTTCAGCAGCTGGGGGCAGTGA